The sequence AGGGGTAAAAAAGCAGGAGGAAATTATCCTTTAGAAATGCACTTGAGGCTCTATGCCATCCTTTGTTCCGAGCCAAATTAACAGTCGCTTATGTGTTTGTCATTGATCAAGTACTACGGCTAAGCGTTTTATAGTCAGAAAAAAATATCAGACATAGGAGGATTTCCCTTTTGCTTATCGAATACATTTATTGAAAAATAAAAATCAGGGGGGAAATTCATGAAAAAGTTAATAGTATCCGGTATTGTGATTCTGCTGGTTCTTTCTCTTGTTCTTGCTGGATGCGGACAGAAGGAGCAGACACCTCCGGCCGAACAGGGAAAACAGGAGGAAAAGGCAGAGCCCCTCAAAGTAGGGCTGGTTTTCGATGTGGGTGGAAGGGGAGACCTTTCTTTCAATGACATGGCTTATGCCGGCCTGGAAAGAGGGAAAAATGAATTTGGTGATAAGATTGAAATTAAGTATCTGGAACCCTCGGGGGGAGGGGAAAACAGGGAACAGCTGTTAAGGCTCTTGGCAGAAGACGGGTACGACCTGATATTTGGGGTTGGGTTTATGTTTACTGACCATATTGAAAAGGTATCCAAGGAATTCCCCGATACGAAATTCGGCTTAATTGACGGGTACATCCCTGACCTGACAGAGGATTCAAATGTAAGCTGCCTTCTGTTCAAAGAACAGGAAGGCTCCTTCCTGGTAGGGGCTGCAGCAGCCTTAAAGAGCAAAACCAATAAAGTAGGTTTTGTCGGCGGGATGAAGATACCGTTGATCGAACGGTTTGAAGCGGGCTATATGGCAGGAGCCAAATACGTAAACCCCGGTATAGAGATAATTTCCGATTATATCGGCACAACAGGAGATGCATTCAAAGACCCGGTTAAGGGTAAAGAACTCACACTGAAGCAGATAAATTCGGGAGCCGATGTAGTCTATCACGCTTCCGGTGCTTCCGGAATAGGGGTTATTGAAGGAGCTGTATCTAAAGGGAAATTTGTTATCGGTGTGGATGCCGACCAGTCACTAACAGCTAAAGAGGATCAAAAACCATACATCCTGACAAGCATGCTTAAACGGGTCGATGTGGCTGTATTCGATACTATAAAAGCCCTGGTTGAAGGGAATTTTAAGGGAGGATATACCATATTCGGTGTTGCAGAAGATGGCGTAGGATATGCCGAGAACGAATTCAACAAAGACCTAATAAAGGACATCAAACCGCGTCTTGAAGAACTAAAACAAAAGATAATAAAGGGTGAAATAAAGGTGCCTGTTGATAAAAAGGAATATGAAGAGTTCGTTAAAAACCTCAAGTAATTGAATAAACATACCATAACGGGGTGACCTTAAAAGTCACCCCTCCTTTACGCACTAAAAAGGGGGGAAAACGGTGGAGGCTAATGAAAATGGCATAATAAGGCTGAAGGGAATAACCAAAACCTTTCCCGGGGTGGTTGCTAATAGCGATATCAATATAACCATACAATCCGGCGAGGTCCATGCAATCGTCGGGGAAAATGGTGCCGGCAAGAGCACATTAATGAAAGTTCTGGCAGGTCTTTACCAGCCCGATTCCGGACATATTTACGTAAGGGGTAAAAAACAGATTATTTCTTCCCCAAGGGCAGCCATAAACCTGGGGATCGGAATGGTTCACCAGCATTTTATGCTGATACCGAGGTTTACGGTGCTTGAAAATATAATACTGGGGGCAGAAGCTTCAAAATCGGGGATGATAAATTTCAGCGAAGCCCGGAAAAATGTAAAAGAGTTATGTGCCAGATATAATTTCAGGTTAGATTTAGATGTTCCCTTAGAAGAACTTTCAGTCGGTCAGCGCCAAAGGGTTGAAATAATTAAGGTTTTGTACAGGGGAGCTGATATCCTCGTGCTGGATGAACCTACAGCCGTGCTGGCTCCTCAGGAAGTGAATGACCTTTTTGAAAATTTAAAGAAGCTGAAGGAGCAGGGTAAAACCGTAATATTTATAAGCCATAAGCTGGACGAGGTCCTGAATATTGCCGACAGGATTACGGTATTACGCAAAGGTAAGGTTGTAGGGACTATCGGCCGTACCGATGTAACCAAGAGCCGGCTGGCCGAGATGATGGTCGGCAGGCCGGTGCTTTTTAAGCTCAAAAGACCCGATGCCGTACCGGGGGATATCCTTTTAGAAACAAAGAACCTGACGGTAGTTTCGAGGGATAACCGGGAGATTTTGAAAAATATTTCCATAAAGATAAGAGGAGGAGAGATATACGGTATTGCAGGTATCGAAGGAAATGGCCAGAAGGAACTGGCAGAAGCCTTTATCGGGCTGCAGAGTATCGTTTCGGGTTCGGTATATATAGCCGGGAAAAGGATAAATGGGCTGGATGCAGGGGCCATCAGGAAGATTGGGGTTGCCTATATATCCGAAGACCGCCATCAGCAGGGCCTGGTCCTCCCTATGAAGGTATGGGAAAACTGTATCCTTGGTTCCCATAGAGATAAAAGATTTTCTTCAGGCTTCAGGTTATTGCTAAACAATATCCTTTCCTTTACAAGGGAAAAGGTGAAGGAATTTAATATAAGCCTGGGGTCCATATTCAGTCCAGTAAAAAATCTTTCGGGAGGAAATCAACAAAAGGTTATACTGGCAAGGGAACTGAGCTATGAACCTATGGTTATTATTGCTGCCCAACCCAATAGGGGGCTGGATATAGGGTCAGCTGAATTTGTCAATAACCTTCTCCTGAAAGCCAGGGGTGAGGGTAGGGCCGTGCTCTTAATATCCGCCGATTTAGAGGAAATACTGACACTGGCTGACCGCATAGGTATTATCTACAACGGTAGAATCATAAAAGAATTTACTTCCGATGAAGTGACCCCCGAAGAAATAGGCTACTATATGCTGGGGGGAAAGGGAAAGGCGGAGGTGGTCTAGATGAAAAAGAATTTGAAGTATAAGATATTGGAAGGGATATCCCCTATTGCAGCTATGTTCCTTGCTGCGGCTCTGAGCTCTATTATAATCCTGGCAATTAAAAAGAATCCCGTTGAAGTTTATTTTACAATGTTTACCTTTAGTTTCAGACGGATGGACAGCATTGCAGTTATATTGTTTAATGCTACGCCCCTTATTTTTTCAGGGCTGGCCGTTGCATTGAGTTTCAGAGTGGGGCTTTTCAATATAGGGGTTGAAGGTCAGTATCTGATAGGTGCGTTTATGGCAGCCCTGGCAGGGTTTGCTGTTAAGGGCCTACCCTGGTTTATCCATTTTCCTATGGTGGTGCTGGCGGCAGCTTGCGGCGGCGGATTATGGGCCTTATTGCCTATTGTTTTAAAAATAAAACGGGGAGTTCATGAAGTAATAACCACGATAATGATGAATTATATTTCCTTTTCCCTTATTCATTTCTTCATAGCCGACATTTTCATGGATAAACAGCAAAAAATGCTGATGGGCCTTGGCAGCCCTATTATAAGGATGCCGAAAATCCAGCCTTCGGCTCTTATACCGGGTATGCATTCATTTCTTTCAATATTCGGTATAAACCTGCCAAAGCACGTATATCTGAACTGGTTTTTCCCTTTAGCCATTCTGCTGGCTTTCGGTATTTTTTATCTCCTGTGGTTTACGCCGTTCGGTTATGAGCTGAGAGTAGTAGGCCATAATCGCACAGCGGCCAAAGCTTCGGGGATTAATCCTCAGAAGGTATACATAAAAGGCTTTCTTTTAAGCGGTGCGATAGCAGGCCTTATTGGTTTGAGCGACCTGCTGGGCTACTTTGGGTACATGGACCTGGATTTCCCTAAAGGCTACGGGTTTACCGGCATAGCCGTTGCACTTATCGGTAAGAACAATCCCCTGGGTGTAATCCCTGCAGCCCTTCTCTTCGGATTCTTAAACAGGGGAGCTGAAGGCATCCAGACCTTTATCGGTGTACCTATGGATACGGTAGTAATTCTGCAGGGGTTGATGATCCTGAGCATAGTAATAATTTCCGAAGTAATGGTTAGATATATAAGAAACCTTGAGAAAAAGGAGGCCAGGCTGTCATGATTATAACGGAAATGCTTGCGTCGGCAATCAGGATGGGAATACCGATCCTCCTTGCATCACTGGGGGCCATCTATTCCGAACGAAGCGGGGTTGTGAATATCGGCCTTGAAGGGATGATGATGACGGGGGCCTTCTGGGGTGCCCTGGGAGCCTATTTTTACGGCCCCTTTATGGGGGTTATCCTGGCACTGATAGCAGGTCTCTTAATGGCTTTAATTCATTCAATTGCAACTGTTACCTTTAGGGTAGATCACATCGTCAGCGGTGTTGCCCTTAATATTCTGGCTTATGGAAGCTGCCGCTTTTTAAGTATAGCTATTTTTAAGATGGCCACCACCAGCCCCCATGTAGAAAGATTCAGACCTGTGGATATCCCTGTATTAAAAGATATAACTTTACTGAAGCCTCTTGTTAGCGGGATATCGCCCCTGATAATCCTCGCCTTTCTATTGGTTCCACTGACCTGCTTCATTTTAGAAAATACCGTGTTCGGTTTACGCCTCCGTTCAGTGGGAGAAAACCCATGGGCTGCCGATTCCTTAGGGATAAAGGTGCTTTACATGAAATACTGTGGGGTTCTCTTAAGCGGCCTGCTGGCAGGCCTGGCCGGTGCATACCTCGCTATCGAACACACGGGGATGTACGTTGAAGGGATGACGCAGGGCAAGGGTTATATAGCTCTGGCAGCAATGATAGTGGGTAATTGGTCTCCCATCGGAGCCCTTGCTGCAGCCCTGATTTTCGGTCTTGCTGAGTCGTTAAGCTTCAGGGTTGTTGAAGGGGGAGCTATTCCTTATCAGTTCATTAAGATGATTCCTTATATTCTGACTATCGTAGTATTGAGCGGGTTTGTGAGTAAATCCACCCCTCCGGCATCCGTCGGTATACCCTATGACAGGGATTCAGGTTGACAGTTGCAAACCGAGCAAACCTGAGATATAGTTATATACAATTATAGGGCCGAAAAAGACTAGTTCTGTGTTTTTCCCCGGCTTGCCGAGATACCGTTTTCCCCAAGGATAGTAGCGGTTTCGGATGTATATGATGCCATGACTACAGACAGGGTTTATAAGCCTAAATCATCGCCAAATGAGGCAGTCGAATATATAAATTCTCTATCAAATTACCATTTCGATTATAAAATAGTAAAAACCTTTATCAGAGGGGTTTCAATATATCCCACGGGGAGCTATGTTGTTCTTAATACGGGAGAAAAAGGCTGTGTTATAAGTCAGAACGAAAACCTGCCTACCCGACCTATAATAAGGGCAACGGAAGATAAATACGGCAACCCGATAGATAAGATTTATGACTTGATGATATGCACTTCGATATTTATACAGGAAATGCTATAGTGTATGTAGAATATATTCGGGGGTATTCTGGAAGGAGTTTTATATATTAAAAATGAGACAAGCCCGTAAGACGCCAGTAAAAATGAAGAACAAAATCATATTCCTGGTTGTATTACTTATTATCATAACTCTCCTGACCGTCGGTGTTATAATTGAAAGGGTTGTGGTTGCAAGGTTTGAAAACCGCCTGGGACAGCATGCCCTGGATATTGCCCATTCCGTTGCCGAGATTCCCGAGATCAAGGAATATATAGGGAAACCCAACGGTCATCTGGTTATACAGCCAATAGCTGATGAAATAAGAAAGAAGACCGATGCCGAATTTATTGTGGTAATAGATATGAACAGGATCAGGTATTCCCATCCAGTTCCGGAAAGAATAGGGAAAACTTTTGTAGGTGGAGACGAAGGCCCCGTTCTTCAGGGGATGGAATACACATCAAAGGCTGTGGGGACATTAGGCCCTTCGTTAAGGGCACTTGTGCCTGTATACAAGGATGGCAGGCAGGTAGGAGCGGTAGCCGTGGGTATAATGATTACCGATGTCAATGCAATGATATGGAGCTTAAGGCGCTGGATAATCCTGGCTATAATCCTAGGTCTGGTCATTGGTGTAATAGGGGCTAATTACCTGGCGGAAAACATAAAAAAGGCCATGTTCGGCCTTGAACCACATGAAATTGCTAAGCTCCTTAAAGAAAGAGAAGCTGTGCTGGAGTCTGTTAGGGAAGGGATTCTAGCCGTTGATAGAGAAGGAAAGGTAACTGTTTTAAATAATGAGGCACGAAGGCTTCTGGGAATAAATAAAGATATAAAAGGGGAAGATGTATCCCTGTATGTTCCCAATACGCGCCTGAAAGAGGTAATAAAAACGGGACAGGCTGAATATGACCAGGAACAGAGAATCTTAAATGCCAGAATCCTGACAAACAGGGTGCCGATAAAGGTAAATGATGAGGTTGTGGGAGCTATTGCAAGCTTCAGGGATATGACTGAGGTCCGGGCAATGGCAGAAGAACTTACAGGGGTTAAGAAGTATGTAGATGCCTTGAGAGTCCAAAATCATGA is a genomic window of Koleobacter methoxysyntrophicus containing:
- a CDS encoding ABC transporter permease, which encodes MIITEMLASAIRMGIPILLASLGAIYSERSGVVNIGLEGMMMTGAFWGALGAYFYGPFMGVILALIAGLLMALIHSIATVTFRVDHIVSGVALNILAYGSCRFLSIAIFKMATTSPHVERFRPVDIPVLKDITLLKPLVSGISPLIILAFLLVPLTCFILENTVFGLRLRSVGENPWAADSLGIKVLYMKYCGVLLSGLLAGLAGAYLAIEHTGMYVEGMTQGKGYIALAAMIVGNWSPIGALAAALIFGLAESLSFRVVEGGAIPYQFIKMIPYILTIVVLSGFVSKSTPPASVGIPYDRDSG
- a CDS encoding ABC transporter ATP-binding protein, with protein sequence MEANENGIIRLKGITKTFPGVVANSDINITIQSGEVHAIVGENGAGKSTLMKVLAGLYQPDSGHIYVRGKKQIISSPRAAINLGIGMVHQHFMLIPRFTVLENIILGAEASKSGMINFSEARKNVKELCARYNFRLDLDVPLEELSVGQRQRVEIIKVLYRGADILVLDEPTAVLAPQEVNDLFENLKKLKEQGKTVIFISHKLDEVLNIADRITVLRKGKVVGTIGRTDVTKSRLAEMMVGRPVLFKLKRPDAVPGDILLETKNLTVVSRDNREILKNISIKIRGGEIYGIAGIEGNGQKELAEAFIGLQSIVSGSVYIAGKRINGLDAGAIRKIGVAYISEDRHQQGLVLPMKVWENCILGSHRDKRFSSGFRLLLNNILSFTREKVKEFNISLGSIFSPVKNLSGGNQQKVILARELSYEPMVIIAAQPNRGLDIGSAEFVNNLLLKARGEGRAVLLISADLEEILTLADRIGIIYNGRIIKEFTSDEVTPEEIGYYMLGGKGKAEVV
- the dcuS gene encoding DcuS/MalK family sensor histidine kinase produces the protein MRQARKTPVKMKNKIIFLVVLLIIITLLTVGVIIERVVVARFENRLGQHALDIAHSVAEIPEIKEYIGKPNGHLVIQPIADEIRKKTDAEFIVVIDMNRIRYSHPVPERIGKTFVGGDEGPVLQGMEYTSKAVGTLGPSLRALVPVYKDGRQVGAVAVGIMITDVNAMIWSLRRWIILAIILGLVIGVIGANYLAENIKKAMFGLEPHEIAKLLKEREAVLESVREGILAVDREGKVTVLNNEARRLLGINKDIKGEDVSLYVPNTRLKEVIKTGQAEYDQEQRILNARILTNRVPIKVNDEVVGAIASFRDMTEVRAMAEELTGVKKYVDALRVQNHEFLNKLHTISGLIQLGENDSAVEYISKVSNFHQNIISFITRKIKDPSVGGLLLGKSGRCRELGIDFNVDRDSFLGPSKNIDSNTLVVIIGNLIENAMEAVLKVKKGKRKIYFSIFDESNRVFITVKDTGPGIPDEIKDRVFEKGFTTKKDEDGGYGLYLVKSLVESYNGEIYFDSVLGRGTEFTVNLPN
- a CDS encoding ABC transporter permease, which codes for MKKNLKYKILEGISPIAAMFLAAALSSIIILAIKKNPVEVYFTMFTFSFRRMDSIAVILFNATPLIFSGLAVALSFRVGLFNIGVEGQYLIGAFMAALAGFAVKGLPWFIHFPMVVLAAACGGGLWALLPIVLKIKRGVHEVITTIMMNYISFSLIHFFIADIFMDKQQKMLMGLGSPIIRMPKIQPSALIPGMHSFLSIFGINLPKHVYLNWFFPLAILLAFGIFYLLWFTPFGYELRVVGHNRTAAKASGINPQKVYIKGFLLSGAIAGLIGLSDLLGYFGYMDLDFPKGYGFTGIAVALIGKNNPLGVIPAALLFGFLNRGAEGIQTFIGVPMDTVVILQGLMILSIVIISEVMVRYIRNLEKKEARLS
- a CDS encoding BMP family lipoprotein, with protein sequence MKKLIVSGIVILLVLSLVLAGCGQKEQTPPAEQGKQEEKAEPLKVGLVFDVGGRGDLSFNDMAYAGLERGKNEFGDKIEIKYLEPSGGGENREQLLRLLAEDGYDLIFGVGFMFTDHIEKVSKEFPDTKFGLIDGYIPDLTEDSNVSCLLFKEQEGSFLVGAAAALKSKTNKVGFVGGMKIPLIERFEAGYMAGAKYVNPGIEIISDYIGTTGDAFKDPVKGKELTLKQINSGADVVYHASGASGIGVIEGAVSKGKFVIGVDADQSLTAKEDQKPYILTSMLKRVDVAVFDTIKALVEGNFKGGYTIFGVAEDGVGYAENEFNKDLIKDIKPRLEELKQKIIKGEIKVPVDKKEYEEFVKNLK